One segment of Nomia melanderi isolate GNS246 chromosome 10, iyNomMela1, whole genome shotgun sequence DNA contains the following:
- the AGLU2 gene encoding alpha glucosidase 2, which translates to MKSTDHIVIILLAVLTLAAAEIRNKGWWKNMVFYQIYPRSFKDSDGDGVGDLKGIISKLDHFKDAGIGAIWLSPINRSPMVDMGYDIADFKDVDPTFGTLSDLDDLLKKAHDLGLKVILDLVPNHTSDLHYWFQMSRRKKGKYSDYYVWHDGKCADTNDAKCLPNNWLSVFGKSGWTYDQDRKQYYYHQFYSQQPDLNYNNPDVQREMKEVIRYWLNRGMDGFRIDAVPHIFENNITQDEPISNHPTAKPDEHNYLSHILTKDQPQTYELIKSWRDYVDEYANQNNRDEIILMTEAYTNLNNTLKYYNFGSHIPFNFKYITEANANSNITRFKEIADDWISGMPAGSTANWVMGNHDRNRVESRYPGKGEHMIMLSMILPGVAVTYYGEEIGMQDNTNFTFSDFRDGCRTPMQWDDSSLAGFTSGNSTWLPVHSNYLTLNLKKEKEDANSHYKVYTSLVALRKSSNALKEGDVHTDVLDNDVLAVRRSASDEIVTLLLNFKNDSVNVKLSDLLKKKHTEVKLSSVGSSVAANAIVNLDSFTLPRYASVVLVSGASTVGFSLISVLLLAAISLFRL; encoded by the exons ATGAAGAGTACCGATCACATTGTTATCATATTGTTGGCGGTGCTTACCCTAGCGGCCGCCGAAATCCGCAACAAAGGATGGTGGAAGAACATGGTATTCTATCAAATATACCCACGGAGTTTCAAGGATTCTGACGGCGATGGTGTTGGAGATTTGAAag GTATAATAAGTAAATTGGACCACTTTAAAGATGCTGGAATAGGAGCAATTTGGCTTTCGCCAATTAATCGAAGTCCTATGGTAGACATGGGTTATGACATAGCAGATTTCAAGGATGTCGATCCGACATTTGGTACACTATCCGATTTGGATGACCTACTGAAGAAAGCGCATGACCTTGGCTTAAAG GTTATTCTGGATCTCGTCCCTAATCATACATCCGACCTACATTACTGGTTTCAAATGAGTagaagaaagaagggaaaataTTCTGATTATTATGTGTGGCACGATGGAAAGTGTGCTGATACGAATGATGCAAAGTGTTTGCCCAATAATTGGCTCAGTGTGTTTGGCAAGAGTGGATGGACATACGACCAAGACAGAAAACAGTATTATTATCATCAATTCTACTCGCAACAACCCGATTTGAATTACAATAATCCAGACGTACAAAGGGAAATGAAG GAGGTGATCAGGTATTGGCTGAATAGAGGAATGGACGGATTCCGTATCGACGCGGTACCGCATATCTTTGAGAACAATATAACACAAGATGAACCTATAAGTAATCATCCCACTGCTAAGCCCGATGAACACAATTATTTAAGTCATATTCTAACGAAAGATCAACCACAAACCTACGAGTTGATAAAGAGCTGGCGAGACTACGTTGATGAATACGCGAACCAAAATAACCGGGATGAAATT ATACTGATGACAGAGGCGTACACCAAcctaaataatacattaaagtATTACAACTTTGGGTCTCACATTCcgttcaatttcaaatatatcacTGAAGCAAATGCCAATTCCAATATCACACGTTTCAAGGAGATTGCGGATGATTGGATAAGTGGCATGCCAGCAGGTTCTACAGCGAATTGGGTG ATGGGTAATCACGATAGAAATCGTGTTGAGTCCCGTTATCCTGGGAAAGGAGAACATATGATAATGTTGAGCATGATTTTACCTGGCGTGGCTGTGACTTATTATGGCGAAGAAATTGGCATGCAAGATAATACAAACTTCACTTTCTCTGATTTCCGTGACGGTTGTCGTACACCGATGCAATGGGATGACAGTTCACTTGCAG GTTTCACTAGCGGCAATAGCACGTGGCTTCCCGTACACAGTAATTATTTAACCCTAAATTTgaagaaggaaaaggaagacGCTAATTCTCATTACAAAGTTTACACCAGTTTGGTGGCATTGCGAAAGTCGTCGAACGCGTTGAAAGAGGGTGATGTACACACGGATGTACTGGATAACGATGTATTAGCCGTCAGGCGCAGTGCGAGCGACGAAATAGTTACACTGTTGTTAAACTTCAAGAACGACAGCGTTAATGTAAAACTATCGgatttattgaagaaaaaaCACACGGAAGTGAAATTGAGCAGCGTAGGTTCTTCAGTGGCAGCgaa TGCGATCGTAAACTTGGATTCTTTCACTCTCCCAAGATACGCATCTGTAGTTTTAGTCAGCGGAGCGAGTACAGTCGGATTCTCTCTGATCTCGGTTTTATTATTAGCGGCTATTTCATTGTTCCGGTTATAA